The following are encoded together in the Robertmurraya sp. FSL R5-0851 genome:
- the nikB gene encoding nickel ABC transporter permease subunit NikB, which translates to MGTYVLKRIITIVPIFLIATLVTFGMINLSPVDPAEAYFATAHIQATDEMLEQKRHEFGLDQPLLIQYVNTIIKICQFDFGISYVTNKPVWEEISSRLPATIQLTIGSLLIAILVSVPLGFLAGIKKNSGMDHFSRFLSFIGASIPSFWLGYLFIFFFSVKLDLFPVEGTGTWKHLILPSVTLAFPLIALYTRLLRASVLENLQESYVLFARTRGFHEKMIMGKHVLRMAISPMITGLGMNIGNLLTGAIIVEAVFSWPGFGRYFIDAIFNRDVPVIQAYVLLAAGVFLISNLIVDLVQMYIDPRISRKGRQYQ; encoded by the coding sequence ATGGGGACTTATGTCTTGAAACGAATCATCACCATTGTTCCAATTTTTCTTATAGCCACTTTAGTCACATTTGGAATGATCAATCTATCACCAGTAGATCCTGCAGAGGCTTACTTTGCTACAGCACATATCCAGGCAACTGACGAAATGTTGGAACAAAAAAGACATGAGTTCGGATTAGATCAACCTCTTCTTATTCAATATGTGAATACCATCATTAAGATATGCCAATTTGATTTTGGCATATCTTATGTTACGAATAAGCCTGTTTGGGAAGAGATTTCCTCTCGATTGCCAGCAACGATTCAATTAACGATAGGGAGTCTTTTGATCGCTATTTTAGTAAGTGTACCTTTAGGTTTTTTAGCAGGTATAAAGAAAAACAGTGGAATGGACCATTTTAGTCGATTCCTCTCTTTTATTGGAGCATCCATTCCATCATTTTGGCTGGGATATTTATTTATTTTCTTCTTTTCTGTTAAATTAGACCTTTTTCCGGTAGAAGGTACCGGTACTTGGAAACATTTGATTTTACCTTCAGTCACCTTGGCATTCCCTTTAATTGCTTTATATACCAGACTATTACGTGCAAGTGTTCTAGAAAATTTACAAGAGTCTTATGTGCTTTTTGCTAGAACGAGAGGGTTTCATGAAAAAATGATCATGGGAAAGCACGTATTACGAATGGCTATCTCTCCAATGATTACGGGACTGGGAATGAATATAGGAAACTTATTGACTGGGGCGATCATTGTAGAGGCCGTCTTTTCATGGCCAGGCTTTGGACGGTATTTTATTGATGCCATTTTTAACCGTGATGTTCCTGTTATTCAAGCCTATGTATTATTGGCAGCGGGTGTCTTCCTTATAAGCAACTTAATTGTCGACCTGGTCCAAATGTATATTGACCCACGTATTTCTAGAAAAGGAAGGCAATATCAATGA
- the nikC gene encoding nickel ABC transporter permease subunit NikC, which yields MIAKLQYQLKSQKVIVISSFILFGLFMITLFAPWLAPNDPIAVNLAHKLQQPSWDYPLGTDHLGRCTFSRILYGARISLGFAMLIFISALSIGLIIGIIAGYKGGWVDQLLMRFGDGLMAIPSLLLVIGFVGIWGAGLKQVILGLILVQWVYYARVIRGMVLSLKEQNYITAAKISGSSTWTIMKKHIIPNVIPSLAVMGTLEMGWAIMNLSSMSFLGLGVQPPTPEWGAMILEGKSYIRTNPALMLYPGLMIMIVVVTFNLLGEALAERYGVKSC from the coding sequence ATGATTGCAAAGCTTCAATATCAATTAAAAAGCCAAAAAGTGATTGTTATTTCTTCTTTTATATTGTTCGGATTATTTATGATTACGCTCTTTGCTCCTTGGCTTGCACCCAATGACCCTATCGCAGTGAATTTAGCTCACAAACTTCAGCAACCTTCATGGGATTACCCATTAGGAACAGACCATTTAGGCCGATGTACATTTTCCCGTATTCTTTATGGTGCTCGCATCTCTCTCGGTTTTGCCATGCTTATTTTTATTTCGGCTTTGAGTATCGGATTAATTATTGGGATCATAGCAGGGTATAAAGGTGGTTGGGTGGATCAGTTACTAATGAGATTTGGTGATGGCTTAATGGCGATTCCAAGCCTATTGCTTGTCATTGGTTTTGTTGGTATATGGGGAGCGGGTCTAAAACAAGTCATTTTAGGATTGATACTCGTACAATGGGTTTATTACGCTAGGGTCATCCGAGGCATGGTACTAAGCCTGAAAGAACAGAATTATATTACGGCAGCTAAAATCAGCGGGTCCTCTACATGGACCATTATGAAAAAGCATATTATTCCGAATGTCATTCCTTCTCTAGCGGTAATGGGAACATTAGAAATGGGCTGGGCCATTATGAATCTGTCATCGATGTCCTTTTTAGGATTAGGGGTCCAACCTCCTACACCAGAGTGGGGAGCTATGATTCTAGAAGGAAAGTCATATATCAGAACGAATCCAGCTTTGATGCTTTACCCAGGTTTGATGATTATGATCGTGGTTGTTACCTTTAACTTATTAGGAGAAGCACTAGCAGAACGATATGGGGTGAAAAGTTGCTAA
- the nikD gene encoding nickel import ATP-binding protein NikD, which translates to MESKERFILHVRDLHVEVRTKEGSFKLVEDINFGIKKGEILGLVGESGSGKTVTSMSILQLHDRKNIQMTGSITLHDRELNGLKNKEMRKIRGKDIAFIMQNPMNAFTPVFTIGHQFIETIQAHTPLNKKDARELAVDVMESVNLPEPEKLLKLYPFQLSGGMLQRVMIAMAACLKPSVIIADEPTTALDLHSQLLVLRLLEKIRLEHGTSILLISHDLGVISEMADHVIVMKQGKIVEKANVLELFDNPQHEYTKKLLRTRPTLYSKKQPYTYTL; encoded by the coding sequence ATGGAATCAAAAGAGCGATTCATTTTACATGTTCGAGATTTACATGTAGAAGTCAGAACAAAAGAAGGTTCTTTCAAACTGGTGGAGGACATTAATTTTGGAATCAAAAAAGGAGAGATCCTTGGTTTAGTTGGAGAGAGTGGGAGTGGTAAAACCGTTACAAGTATGTCTATCTTACAGCTTCATGATAGAAAAAACATACAAATGACGGGGAGTATAACCCTACACGATCGAGAATTGAATGGCTTGAAAAACAAGGAGATGCGAAAGATCAGAGGGAAGGATATTGCTTTTATTATGCAAAATCCGATGAATGCTTTTACTCCTGTTTTTACAATTGGTCATCAATTTATAGAAACCATTCAGGCTCACACTCCATTGAATAAAAAGGATGCTAGAGAGCTTGCGGTTGATGTGATGGAAAGTGTCAATCTGCCAGAACCGGAGAAATTATTAAAACTCTACCCTTTTCAACTAAGTGGAGGTATGCTCCAAAGAGTGATGATTGCTATGGCAGCATGTTTAAAACCGTCTGTTATCATTGCAGATGAGCCGACTACAGCCCTTGATCTTCACAGCCAATTATTAGTTCTTCGTCTGTTAGAAAAAATCCGTTTGGAACATGGAACATCGATCTTACTTATTTCTCATGATCTTGGAGTGATTTCGGAAATGGCTGATCATGTCATCGTGATGAAACAAGGGAAAATAGTAGAAAAGGCCAATGTGCTAGAGTTATTTGATAACCCACAACATGAATACACTAAGAAGCTATTAAGGACAAGGCCTACCTTATATTCTAAAAAACAACCTTATACTTATACGTTGTGA
- the nikE gene encoding nickel import ATP-binding protein NikE, producing the protein MSLLQVKQVNLSFHSKRFFKGKDQPKVLKDISFDIQEGTCLGLIGTSGAGKSTLGRVILGIQRPDQGQVLFQGHDIYKADKHTRQKIRRDLQVVFQDSYSSVNPRMTAEAIISEPLENYEKLTIEEQRRNVIELLERVGLSERDLKKYPHQFSGGQLQRINIARAIALKPRLIVLDESVSSLDMVTQSLILQLLSDLKDDYGLAYLFITHDIKAAFSISDQIGMLEKGELLELYDSKDEFFASKHPVVKRLRDSVLSEHPRFRTIRTWENRV; encoded by the coding sequence ATGAGCTTATTACAGGTTAAGCAAGTGAATCTAAGCTTTCATTCGAAAAGATTTTTTAAAGGCAAGGATCAACCAAAAGTTCTAAAGGATATTTCCTTTGATATTCAGGAAGGAACCTGCTTAGGATTAATAGGTACTAGTGGCGCTGGTAAAAGCACGTTAGGAAGAGTCATTCTTGGAATTCAACGTCCAGATCAAGGTCAGGTTTTATTTCAAGGACATGATATTTACAAGGCTGATAAACACACTAGACAAAAAATCCGTCGAGATCTCCAAGTAGTTTTTCAAGATTCCTATTCATCGGTTAATCCTCGGATGACAGCTGAAGCGATAATCAGTGAGCCATTAGAGAACTATGAAAAACTAACCATAGAGGAACAAAGAAGAAATGTGATTGAACTATTGGAAAGAGTAGGCTTAAGTGAAAGGGATTTAAAAAAATACCCGCACCAATTTAGTGGTGGACAATTGCAAAGGATAAATATTGCTCGAGCCATCGCTTTGAAACCGAGGTTGATTGTTCTTGACGAATCCGTAAGCAGTTTAGACATGGTCACGCAAAGCTTAATCTTACAATTATTAAGCGACTTAAAGGATGACTACGGCTTAGCGTATCTATTTATCACACATGATATTAAAGCAGCATTTTCCATTTCAGATCAAATAGGCATGCTTGAAAAAGGGGAATTACTAGAACTCTACGATTCAAAAGACGAATTCTTTGCCTCCAAGCACCCTGTAGTGAAACGGTTAAGGGATTCTGTTCTTTCTGAACATCCGCGCTTTCGTACGATTAGGACTTGGGAGAATAGGGTGTAA
- a CDS encoding DUF4317 domain-containing protein, producing MNKKDVANIRKQFKINNDLLKISDIYNVYIMKDSSDIYHHESQPFAMLDQDQQELFMGNFKKLLAGQMDEKLFELKFQRNAENSSQLILHQGLLSNDVEDWKEQMLKIVGKMLLNRQYEMDIVVTFIRAEYLKPTKRRNEEAEESERDRVYSHPFILCSINNTQEPKKELLFDYVEREFKYHFVVDPIINLNAPIAGFLFPAFTDNSADVNHILYSAGKVHEPDYSFIEDVLNGEEIMTAQDDKIVFEEIIKDVTGDQLNTSTLANVYEEINRMIVENEEEEQPKLDTKDVERVLTMSGIEDINTEKVEAAFQKIIDDDKYEIKASNILPKFSSKSIKISTKIANISISPQDLRYVKQVHLAGKRYLMIEVEEDTVIEGFTMIPEAFGGSSNE from the coding sequence ATGAACAAAAAAGACGTAGCAAACATCCGAAAACAATTCAAAATAAATAATGATTTACTTAAAATCAGCGATATTTACAATGTCTATATTATGAAAGACTCAAGTGATATTTATCATCACGAAAGTCAACCTTTTGCCATGCTTGACCAAGATCAACAAGAATTATTTATGGGTAATTTTAAGAAGTTACTTGCTGGTCAAATGGATGAGAAACTTTTCGAATTAAAATTTCAACGGAATGCTGAAAATAGTAGCCAGCTCATTTTGCATCAGGGGTTACTAAGCAATGATGTGGAAGACTGGAAAGAGCAAATGCTGAAAATCGTAGGCAAAATGCTCTTGAACAGACAATACGAAATGGATATTGTCGTTACATTTATACGTGCAGAATATTTAAAACCTACAAAACGCCGAAATGAAGAAGCTGAGGAAAGCGAACGAGATAGGGTTTACTCTCATCCCTTTATTCTTTGTAGCATAAATAATACCCAGGAGCCGAAAAAAGAGCTGCTCTTTGATTATGTAGAAAGAGAGTTCAAATACCATTTTGTTGTGGATCCCATTATTAACTTGAACGCCCCCATCGCTGGCTTTCTATTCCCTGCCTTCACTGATAATTCAGCAGATGTGAACCATATTCTTTATTCAGCAGGAAAAGTGCATGAACCTGATTATTCATTCATCGAGGACGTGTTAAATGGTGAAGAAATCATGACGGCACAAGATGATAAAATCGTTTTTGAAGAGATTATTAAAGATGTTACAGGAGATCAGCTAAATACCTCCACACTTGCGAATGTGTATGAAGAGATTAATCGAATGATCGTCGAAAACGAAGAGGAAGAGCAACCAAAATTAGATACCAAAGACGTGGAACGTGTGTTAACGATGAGTGGTATTGAAGATATAAACACGGAAAAAGTAGAAGCAGCGTTCCAAAAAATCATAGATGATGACAAATATGAGATCAAAGCAAGTAACATCTTACCGAAGTTCAGTTCGAAATCCATTAAAATCAGCACAAAAATCGCTAATATTTCCATTAGCCCACAAGATTTACGGTACGTCAAACAAGTCCATCTTGCTGGGAAACGATACCTGATGATTGAAGTAGAAGAAGATACGGTGATTGAAGGATTTACGATGATTCCAGAGGCTTTTGGTGGGAGCTCAAACGAGTAA
- a CDS encoding YbaN family protein — MITIKNIKSILFFLIGFISLGIGISGIILPVLPGLPFLLFASYCFAKSSKRIENWFKNTVLYEKYVVRFLQKKGLTRKEKIRINLIADTFILFSILYVDILFVQIILVGTALYKHYYFIKKIKTIDKHETTS, encoded by the coding sequence GTGATTACCATTAAAAATATAAAAAGCATTCTATTTTTCCTTATTGGATTTATCTCCTTAGGAATTGGGATTTCAGGGATTATCCTCCCGGTACTGCCAGGCCTTCCATTTTTGTTATTTGCCTCTTATTGCTTTGCTAAAAGTTCTAAAAGGATTGAAAATTGGTTCAAGAATACCGTTCTTTATGAAAAATATGTGGTCCGGTTTCTCCAGAAAAAAGGACTCACACGGAAAGAGAAAATACGGATCAACTTGATTGCTGATACCTTCATCCTATTTTCCATCCTTTATGTGGACATCCTTTTCGTTCAAATCATATTAGTGGGAACAGCCCTCTACAAGCATTACTATTTTATCAAGAAAATCAAAACGATTGACAAGCATGAAACCACTTCCTAG
- a CDS encoding DUF438 domain-containing protein, which produces MSELINNREQQTLNKTQRQELLKAIIKDLHMGRSVEEVRDEFEKAVGTISIEEISQLEQALMEEEGIPVEEVQRLCSVHTAIFKGSIEEIHRSQKPEDQPGHPVHTFKLENKEIDMLVNFKIQLHFDRFKVEDSSDNVFKLIEDLNLLIDLDKHYSRKENLLFPFLEKYGIFGPTKVMWGVDDRIRESIKTAKQVLTNYTNHDHQTAVNSIEFVIREVSEMIFKEENILFPMALQHLTEDEWVKIAHESDEIGYCLTSPTVEWKPERKALASSAMSEGFIRMETGFLSIEQLELMLNHLPVDITFIDQDDVVRYFSHGKERIFVRTKAVIGRTVQNCHPPKSVHMVEEILQDFKSGKKDSEDFWIKIKDKYVYIRYFAVRDEKGTYMGTLEFTQNIAPIKEIDGEKRILG; this is translated from the coding sequence ATGAGTGAGTTAATTAATAATCGTGAACAACAGACATTAAATAAAACACAACGACAAGAACTATTAAAAGCAATTATCAAAGATTTACACATGGGACGAAGTGTGGAGGAAGTTAGAGATGAGTTCGAGAAAGCGGTCGGAACGATATCGATCGAGGAGATCTCACAGCTTGAGCAAGCTCTTATGGAAGAGGAAGGCATACCAGTGGAAGAAGTTCAACGCCTATGTTCGGTTCATACAGCCATTTTTAAAGGATCGATTGAAGAAATCCACCGCAGCCAAAAACCAGAAGATCAACCTGGACACCCTGTTCATACCTTTAAGCTAGAAAATAAAGAAATTGATATGCTTGTAAACTTCAAAATCCAACTACATTTTGACCGTTTCAAAGTAGAGGATAGTAGTGATAACGTATTTAAGTTAATAGAAGACTTAAATTTGTTAATCGACCTTGATAAGCATTACAGTCGTAAGGAGAATTTGTTATTTCCTTTCTTAGAGAAATACGGTATTTTTGGTCCTACCAAAGTAATGTGGGGAGTGGATGATCGAATTCGAGAATCGATAAAAACGGCTAAACAAGTCTTAACCAACTATACCAATCATGATCATCAAACAGCCGTAAATAGCATTGAATTCGTGATCCGCGAGGTTTCTGAGATGATCTTTAAAGAAGAAAATATCCTATTCCCTATGGCACTTCAGCATCTAACCGAGGATGAATGGGTTAAGATCGCACACGAAAGTGATGAGATTGGCTATTGTTTAACAAGTCCTACTGTCGAGTGGAAACCAGAAAGAAAGGCACTTGCAAGTTCAGCTATGTCAGAAGGCTTCATTCGAATGGAAACAGGTTTTTTATCGATCGAGCAACTCGAACTCATGTTAAATCATTTACCTGTCGATATCACCTTTATCGATCAGGACGATGTGGTACGATACTTCTCTCATGGGAAAGAGCGTATTTTCGTAAGAACGAAAGCAGTCATTGGAAGAACCGTTCAAAATTGCCATCCTCCGAAAAGTGTTCATATGGTGGAAGAAATTTTACAGGACTTTAAATCAGGGAAAAAAGATAGCGAAGACTTTTGGATTAAAATCAAAGATAAATATGTTTATATCCGATACTTTGCTGTCAGGGATGAGAAGGGAACGTATATGGGGACACTGGAGTTCACCCAAAATATCGCCCCGATTAAAGAAATTGACGGGGAAAAACGCATATTAGGCTAA
- a CDS encoding DUF1858 domain-containing protein: MSKTIHLNQTLYEICTQYPEVVSIMQSLGFENISKPTMLQTVGRVMTIPKGCRVKDIPLDTVIATFQSHGFEIKE; encoded by the coding sequence ATGTCAAAAACCATTCATTTAAATCAAACCCTTTATGAAATATGCACTCAATATCCGGAAGTAGTATCCATCATGCAGAGTCTAGGTTTTGAAAACATATCCAAACCTACTATGCTTCAAACCGTCGGTCGTGTCATGACCATACCTAAAGGCTGCCGAGTGAAAGACATTCCTTTAGACACCGTAATCGCAACATTTCAAAGTCATGGTTTTGAGATAAAAGAGTAA
- a CDS encoding methyl-accepting chemotaxis protein, translating to MKRKDKSLKNTFTFMLFTLIIGIFIINAAIIYFNSQQSIDKTLKTNGIIHAERVAKVIDAEDYANFLSNPVENETYSLLQEELNDYRIKMGAMYVYTLRVEEDHSLQIMIDGLPEGEAVPIGEPTTATTYEDIKGATLGGVSSTDIVKDPEFGEYMSAFAPIKDKTGKVLGIVGVDMEATQVHAISDSVIKGSIPIQLGVSLVILLTSLGGVYVYLGKKLRPLTILTDVSKEITQGNLLQAKETLDTLTLRSKDEISRLHHSMTEMSTILEKMAHNMQGTSLTINGKSEALHAASTELLEGSSQIALTMEEMATGAETQATLSTELAENMRQFSGVIEEADSKGKELAQLNDEVTQYTESGYQLMQQSVTGMNDIHKVVTRSVTEVKDLAEQTRQVSSLVTLIRSIADQTNLLALNAAIEAARAGEQGKGFAVVASEVRKLAEEVSKSVDEIQEIVGKVDNNSRKVVDTLEEGLQVVTTGQENVKDTGHTFKEISQLIDGMNRKITDLSQQLNRVVTQQDSMNKSIEEIAAIAEENAAGIEEVSASSQQMTGSTEEINQWVKELNSASVELKEESERFKV from the coding sequence ATGAAAAGGAAGGACAAGTCTTTAAAGAATACATTTACGTTCATGCTTTTTACTTTGATCATTGGCATTTTTATCATAAACGCTGCCATCATTTACTTTAATTCTCAACAGTCCATTGATAAAACCCTCAAGACGAATGGAATCATCCATGCGGAAAGGGTCGCAAAGGTGATTGACGCGGAAGATTATGCAAATTTTTTATCAAATCCAGTAGAAAATGAAACGTATAGCCTTCTTCAAGAAGAGTTAAATGATTACCGAATAAAAATGGGTGCCATGTATGTTTACACCCTTAGGGTAGAAGAGGATCACTCGCTACAAATCATGATTGATGGTCTACCAGAGGGTGAAGCGGTTCCGATTGGTGAACCAACGACAGCCACAACATATGAAGATATAAAAGGGGCTACACTTGGTGGGGTTAGTAGCACAGATATTGTTAAGGATCCCGAGTTTGGGGAATATATGTCGGCTTTCGCTCCTATAAAGGACAAGACTGGTAAGGTGCTAGGGATTGTAGGCGTCGATATGGAAGCGACCCAAGTCCATGCCATCAGCGACTCCGTCATTAAAGGGTCAATTCCTATTCAACTGGGTGTATCTCTTGTGATCCTGTTAACCTCTCTTGGGGGAGTTTATGTTTACCTTGGAAAAAAACTTCGTCCCTTAACGATTTTAACGGATGTATCCAAAGAAATAACGCAAGGGAATCTTTTACAGGCAAAAGAAACCTTAGACACTCTTACCCTTCGATCAAAGGATGAAATTAGTAGATTACATCATTCCATGACAGAAATGAGTACAATACTTGAAAAGATGGCTCATAATATGCAAGGAACCTCTTTAACGATCAATGGAAAAAGCGAAGCGTTACATGCTGCATCTACTGAATTATTGGAAGGTTCGAGCCAAATTGCTTTAACGATGGAGGAAATGGCTACTGGAGCGGAGACTCAAGCAACCTTATCAACAGAACTGGCTGAGAATATGAGGCAATTCTCAGGGGTAATTGAAGAAGCAGATTCCAAAGGGAAAGAATTGGCACAATTGAATGATGAAGTGACTCAATACACGGAATCAGGTTACCAATTAATGCAGCAGTCGGTCACTGGTATGAATGATATCCACAAGGTAGTCACACGTTCCGTCACGGAGGTAAAGGACTTAGCTGAACAAACTAGACAAGTATCTTCGTTAGTCACTCTGATACGTTCGATTGCAGACCAAACCAATTTGCTAGCACTTAATGCAGCGATTGAAGCGGCAAGAGCAGGAGAGCAAGGAAAGGGCTTTGCGGTTGTGGCTTCAGAGGTTCGAAAACTAGCGGAGGAAGTATCAAAGTCAGTTGATGAAATTCAAGAGATTGTTGGAAAAGTAGACAATAACTCAAGAAAAGTGGTTGATACCCTTGAAGAAGGATTACAAGTGGTAACAACGGGTCAAGAGAATGTAAAAGATACGGGCCATACCTTTAAGGAAATTTCGCAGTTAATCGATGGAATGAATAGGAAAATTACGGACTTAAGTCAGCAGCTGAATCGAGTTGTTACGCAACAGGACAGCATGAATAAGTCGATTGAAGAAATTGCCGCCATTGCAGAAGAAAATGCAGCCGGTATTGAAGAAGTATCGGCGTCCTCTCAACAGATGACTGGGTCGACGGAAGAGATCAACCAGTGGGTGAAGGAACTGAACTCAGCTTCTGTAGAGCTTAAAGAGGAAAGTGAGCGGTTTAAGGTTTAG
- a CDS encoding MFS transporter, giving the protein MEVKKALPILFAVMFLVMVGFGIIIPVMPFYAEELGASPTQLGLLMAVYSLMQLFFAPFWGRISDKIGRKPVIMIGIFGLAVSFFLMGMSSSLWMLFVARIIGGVLSAANMPTVMAYVADITSHENRGKGMGIIGASVGLGFIFGPAIGGIFSKESLHTPFFIAGTSSVLTFLLVLFVLKESLSSEQRKENLHKKKESIFSALKGPTSILYILQWFVTLSLAGLEATFAYFAFEKAGLESAHLGYVFMIMGLAGAIVQGGLVGRLTKKWGEGAVIQLGILISAIGFSLILLIDNFVTAAIYLTVFGIGNGFIRPSVSSLLTKTSSAGHGSTTGLLSSFDSLGRIIGPPLGGWLFSVAIPLPYVSGAILSLLALILYQVYKRKSPQSDTRAPLS; this is encoded by the coding sequence TTGGAAGTTAAGAAAGCGTTGCCTATATTATTTGCAGTTATGTTTCTAGTCATGGTAGGGTTTGGGATTATTATCCCTGTCATGCCGTTCTACGCGGAAGAATTGGGAGCTTCCCCTACTCAGCTTGGCTTATTAATGGCGGTATACTCGCTTATGCAGTTATTCTTTGCACCTTTTTGGGGGAGAATTTCTGATAAAATCGGTCGGAAACCAGTCATTATGATTGGAATCTTTGGACTGGCGGTCAGCTTCTTTTTAATGGGCATGTCCTCCTCTTTATGGATGTTATTTGTAGCGAGAATCATTGGGGGAGTTTTATCAGCAGCTAACATGCCAACCGTGATGGCTTATGTGGCAGATATCACTTCACATGAGAACCGGGGTAAAGGGATGGGAATCATCGGAGCTTCCGTAGGACTCGGATTTATTTTCGGACCAGCCATTGGTGGGATTTTTTCAAAAGAAAGCTTACACACGCCCTTCTTTATTGCAGGTACATCATCTGTCCTAACCTTCTTGCTTGTTTTGTTTGTTTTAAAAGAGTCACTATCAAGTGAGCAGCGTAAAGAAAACCTACATAAAAAGAAAGAGTCCATCTTTTCAGCCTTAAAAGGACCAACATCCATTTTGTATATCCTACAATGGTTTGTCACCTTATCCTTAGCAGGCTTGGAAGCCACATTCGCCTACTTTGCTTTTGAAAAAGCCGGGCTCGAGTCAGCTCATCTTGGTTACGTATTTATGATTATGGGGCTTGCGGGTGCCATCGTTCAGGGTGGACTAGTAGGAAGGCTAACAAAAAAATGGGGAGAAGGAGCGGTTATCCAACTCGGAATTTTGATCTCTGCCATCGGTTTTTCTTTAATTTTACTCATTGATAACTTTGTAACCGCAGCAATTTACTTAACTGTTTTTGGGATTGGGAATGGATTTATTAGGCCAAGTGTCTCATCATTGCTAACGAAGACATCAAGTGCTGGACACGGAAGTACGACCGGATTGCTCTCATCCTTTGATTCGCTAGGCCGTATCATTGGTCCACCACTTGGAGGATGGCTATTCTCGGTTGCTATTCCACTTCCATATGTGTCTGGTGCCATTCTTTCACTTTTAGCCCTAATTCTATACCAGGTATATAAACGAAAATCACCTCAATCAGATACGAGAGCTCCCCTTTCTTAA